From the Hyphomicrobiaceae bacterium genome, the window AGCTGTTGTCCCCGGGTAAACGGACGCGCGAATAGATCAGTACGCAATTGAAGTCTTTCATTTTCAAGACCAAGCCGCTTGCGGGCCAGTCGGAAACGCATAGCGATCTGGTTGGCGTAGGCACCCGATCCGCGTTGGCGATGGCCGAACGCCGAGATGTAATCCTCTCCTCCATGCATGGCACGCAGAAGCCCTAGAATACGTTCCGCGCGATCTGGAAAGGCTTCGGCCAGCCACTCGCGAAACAACTCCTTGATCTCCAGCGGCAGGCGCAGCATCACGTAGCCTGCCTCGCGCGCACCCGCGTCGCGCGCAGCTTCCAGCACCCGTTCGATCTCATGATCGTTTAGAGCGGGCACGATGGGCGCCATCATAACAGCGACGGGTATCCCGGCCTCAGCAAGCTGGCGGACTGCATCGAGGCGGCGCGCAGGGGTCGCGGCGCGCGGCTCCATTGTTCGCGCAACACTACGGTCAAGCGTTGTGATCGAGATCGCGACCTTCGCAAGTCCTTGGGCGGCCATTGGCGCCAGAATGTCGATGTCGCGCGTAACAAGGGCAGATTTCGTGACTATGCCGACAGGATGACGAGTCTTGGCGAGCACCTCCAATAAGCCACGCGTAATCCGTCGTTCGCGCTCGATGGGCTGATAGGGGTCTGTGTTGGCGCCAAGCGCAATGGTCTGGGGCTGATAGCGCGGGCTCGAAAGCTCTCTTTCAAGTAACGCGGCGGCGTTCGATTTCGCATAAAGCTTGGTCTCGAAATCAAGCCCTGCGGAGTGTCCGAGATAGCAATGCGTGGGCCGCGCATAGCAGTAGATGCAGCCGTGCTCGCAACCCCTGTAGGGATTTATGGAACGATCGAAGGAAATGTCTGGACTATCGTTGCGCGCGATGATGGAGCGAGCTGAATCCTCCATCACTTGCGTCTTGAACGCGTCGAGCCCTGCCAGGCTTTCCCAGCCGTCATCGAAGGCTTGTGTCTGCTCGGCCTCGAAACGTCCGGTGTGATTTGAGCGTGCGCCCCTTCCCCGCCGACGTTCCTCGTCAACTGGTGTTTGCAGCCGCATTCCGGCGATCTGCTTGGTCGCGTTTGAATCGTCGGCGTCCTGGGTCATCGCCGACTGAAATAGCACATCCATGCGAACAAATAAAGAACATTGGCACATTTGTCCGACTGTCGAGGACGCGCAATCCGCCGCCTTGTGAGCGGCGGCCTAAGCTGGCAAAGAAAGACAATGGTTTCTGTCATCATCCCCACCTTGAACGCGGCGACGACGCTGCCGAACACCCTTTCAGCGCTCGTTCCGGCTGCGGTGGAAGGCTTCGTGCGCGAGGTCATCGTCTGCGACGGCGGCTCCACCGACGCGACGGCTAAGATTGCTGATGCCGCGGGGGTCGAATTTTTCACAGCACCGCGTGGGCGCGGGTCACAGCTCAAGACGGGTGCGGCGCACGCCAAGTATCCATGGTTGCTGTTCCTGCATGCCGACACGATCCTTGAAGATGGCTGGATGCGCGACGCCAGCACTTTCATGCGCGAGGTTAGCGAGGGTACACGGGCGCCTTCGGCGGCGGCATTCCGCTTCAAGCTCGACGATAACGGTATCAAACCGCGGCTTCTGGAGGCCCTGGTTTCCGCGCGCTGTCATCTCCTCAGCTTGCCCTATGGCGATCAGGGGCTTTTGATGCCGCGCACGCTCTACAATGAAATCGGTGGCTTTCGCGACCAGCCGATCATGGAGGATGTCGACTTCGTCCGCCGCCTTGGTCGGCAACGTATTGCATTCCTGGAAACCCCGGCTTTGACCTCGGCGGTACGCTACAAGCGCGATGGCTATCTGCGCCGCACGCTGCGCAACCAATCGTGTCTGCTGGCCTATAGCATCGGTATCCCTGCTGAACGCATCGCCGAGCGCTACGTCAGCCCGCGCGAAAGCGAGAGCTTAACGTGAGCAAAGGCGCGGGCGGACCATGTTTCGCGCCGCGCCTTTTGGTGATGGTCAAGGAACCGGTGCTAGGGCGGGTCAAAACCCGACTGGCGCGCGATGTTGGCACCGCCGCCGCAACGCGCTTCTTCCGAACCAATCTCACGGTTACGCTGCAAAGGATCGCGCACGATAGGCGCTGGCAGACCATTCTGGCGGTCGCACCGAATCGTGCCGCGACCAGCGCAATGTTTCCTGCGGACCTGCCGCGCATGAGGCAAGGATCTGGCGATCTCGGCACACGCATGGCGCGAATGGCAAAGCAGGCGCTACCAGGACCGATTGTGATCGTAGGAGGAGACATACCGGGCATCCGCGTCCACGACATCGCATCGGCGTTTGCGTCCCTTCGCGGGGCTGATGCCGTCTTCGGACCGGCCGGGGATGGCGGTTATTGGCTTGTCGGCCTTTCGCACAGGGCTCGCCACATCGGCGTGTTCAACAACGTCCGCTGGTCGAGCGCATTTGCACTTTCGGACACACGCGCAAACCTCGCCGGCTTCAAGGTGGCCGAGGTCGCGCTCAAACACGACGTGGATGACGGTGCAGACCTGGCTGGCTTGATCGATATTTCGGGCAGGCTCATCTGCTAGCCCGACCGCGCCGCTTGTCGGATATGGTGCGGACGGTGGGACTCGAACCCACACGCTCTTTCGAACTCAGGATTTTAAGTCCTGTGTGTCTACCGATTCCACCACGTCCGCAGTCCGTGAAAAGATCCGCGCCCTTATGGCGGCTATTGCCGCGCGATGCAAACCCAGAAGCAGAAATTCGTTATCCCGGCGGTCGCGCGATGCAAAATCGGGCCAGCATCGCCTAGACGCCCGCTCAGGTGCGATCGCCAGCGGTCTGTTCGGGTGGAAACCCTTTCATCGTCGCTCGGGCTTTTCGCATCAACGACAGAAGTTCGTCCGGGCTGTCGATATTGATCGAATGGGGATAGTTGGGATCGCCCGCGCCCTTCAATTGCGATTGCACGTTACCTTGCGAGTCGAGGAACAACGTGCGCGGCACGTAGGTGCCATCCGGCGAAAATGCGCCATTGGACGACTTGTCCGCGTCGGCGTCGATAAGGATCATCACGAAATCCTTGGACGCCTCGACGATCTGCTTGTCGTAAAAGACGGATCGGAATTTCTTGCACGATGGACACCACGGCGCATGAAAGACCATGATCACCGGCCGCCCGGTTTTCGAGGACTCGTAGATGCCTGAACGAATGTCGCGCCAATTGATCTCCGCCCCGTTCCAAACGTCGGCCATCGTTGGCGTGCGCGCGTATGCCGTTAAATGAGCCCCAACCATCACCGCAAAAGAAAGCGCTAAAGTGATCAAACGGGTCATGAGAGGTTTGGCCTCTTAAAGATGCGAAGATGATTCGTGTCCAAGTCAGCCGGGGAAGATTTCCAGCATTCCGTACAGTACGCAACAAGGCCAAGGCGGATCAATGGCGCCGTTAGCGGTGTGCGTTAACAATCGGCAAGGATTAAGCCTCAGAAGCGACCCGTTGCGCCTCATAGCACGCGAGATTAGTTGCAGCGACGCTGAGAAGCGGGGTTTTGAGACCGGCAGCCTCACCCCGCGCAAGCATATCGCCAATGATAAGATCGGCTTCGATCCGCGCGTTCTTCTGCATGTCGCGCAACATCGACGCCACCACTTTCGAGCTCGGATCGGTAAGCAGAGAGGCTATGTTGGCCATATGATCCGCGGAAGGCTCATGTCCATTCGCCTGCGCAACGGACCGGCACTCCTCGATCAAGGCCAGCATCAAGCCACGTCCATGAGGCGTTGCCGAAATCTCGCCGACGCTGGCGCGGAAAAGGCAGGTCAACCCGGCGAGACTCGCCAGCAGCACCCACTTGTCCCACATGGCCTGCATCATGTCCTCACGCATTTTCGGTTCGAAGTTTGCGGCTGAAAACACATCGAGGATCTTTCGACATTGCGGAAGCTGTGACGGCATTCGTGGACCAAACGTCAGCAGGTGTAGCTGGTTGAGATGGCGGATTTCGCCATTCTCGCCAAGCGTCACGCTCAGGTGGCAGCTTCCACCAAGCACATGCTCTGCACCGAACGCTGCGTCGAGCGTGTCGAGATGCTTGATACCGTTGAGAAGCGGTAAGACAAGAGTGGATGACCCCACCGCAGGACGGATTGCGTCAATCGCGGAGTCGAGATCGTAAGCCTTGCAGGACACGACAATGACGTCATGAGCCGCTGTCAGTTGATCTGAGAGCACGGTCTTGACCCGCGTCTGATCATTGCCGAACGGACTTTCGATCACGAGACCATGGTCAGCGAGCTGTTGTGCGCGTTTTTCCCGAACAAGAAACTTCACGTCGGCTCCCGCTGCGGCCAATCGCCCGCCGAAATAACCACCCGTTGCGCCCGCGCCCAATATTAAGATCTTCATGATTTTCCCGATCTCCGATTTCGCGACAAGAGATGGGGAAAATGTTCCTCTCATCTCATAACGCTCGATCACATAAGCGTATCCGCTCGTCACGTCCAACCGAAGCAATCGTGATTGGTATGTGCGCGCGGCGAAGCCCACATTTCACGTAGCGGTGAGCGGACATCCCACTCATCCCAATCGCGCATCGCCTCTTAGCTAGACGCGCGAAACTTTGACTTTAGACAATTCTCTGAAGGGAGATTTCGTATGATCCGTGCTTTCACGATTGCTCTACTTACCTTTGGCGTTGCGGGCTCTGCACTTGCCGCCGAAAACACAGCCAACGGCGTAACTTCATCCCACTCCGGGGAACTCAAGGCGCTCTACGAAGCCAAGCAGGCCCATAACATTCTCGCCCACCAGGGTTACGTCGCGATTTCGGATCTGGAACGTGACGTCGATGGTCGCTGGGTCGGCACCGCGGTGAAGAATGGCAAAACCATTGTTGTCGGCGTTGCCCTGCCGCATCCGCAAACGTCCCAGATCGAGCACTAAGCCAACGGCCTCGTCGATCCTTCGCAACCTGAGCAATCGCGCCCCTCTATCGCCTTGGAGAGGGGCGCAATTGCGTGGCCGCCTGGCGCCAAGTTAAGAACCTGGCGTCTACTCAGGAATGAGCTCTCCCGAACCACCGAATTCCGCAGGGAAGTCTGCCATCTTGGGTAGACCGTCCTTCATCGGCAAAACGGTTTCCGCATAGCAGACGTGGATGTGGGGTTCGAATTTCAGATCTGGAATTGTGGCTGCGTACACATCAACCAATCCAAGTGGTGGATGGTTGGACATCACATGCCCCCCGCACTTCTTGCAGTACTGGCGCTGGCTCACCGGCGTCTTTTCAAACAGGCCGAGACTCTCGGCGCCTTGAGTGACCTTGACGTTTTCCGGCTTCCAAAGCGTGAACGCATTGACCGGAGCCGCCGACCATGAGCGGCAGGATGCGCAGTGGCAGTAACCCATGCCCTCCGGCGCACCCGACGCCTCGATCTTCACCGCGCCGCAAAAGCACTCGCCCTTGTATGTTGTCATGGCGTTTCCCTGTCATGTGATTATCGGCGCGACGTTATGCGAACGCGCGCGGCCGGACCAGCCATCCGAACGGAGAGCTGACCTCACATTTTCGCGGGGTACATTACAGGAGGGTTACGTGTTGCCCTGCACCGGCCTAGGTCTTCTTTGGTTCGGCCAGCATGACCCGCAAAGACAGCTCGCGTAGCTGCTTTGGCATCACCTCGCTGGGAGCGCCCATGAGCAAGTCGGCCGCCTGCTGGTTCATCGGGAACAATGTGACCTCGCGCAGGTTCTTGGCGCCCACCAGCAGCATGACGATGCGGTCGATGCCAGCCGCCATGCCGCCATGGGGCGGCGCGCCGTACTGGAAGGCGCGATAAAGACCGCCAAAGCGCTCCTCCACATCCTTCTGGGAAAGCCCCGTGTTCTCGAACGCCTTCACCATCGTGTCGGGACGATGATTACGCACCGAGCCGGACGCAATCTCAAAGCCGTTGCAGACGATGTCGTACTGGTTGGCTTTGAGCGCGAGTTTCTCTTCGTCCGTCTTGGCCGCCTCAAGAGCTTCGAGACCACCCTGAGGCATCGAGAACGGATTGTGCGAGAAGTCGATCTTCTTGTCGTCCTCGTTCCACTCGTAGAACGGGAAGTCGACAATCCATGCGATCGCAAAGGCGTTCTCGTCGATAAGCTTCAGCTCATGGCCGACACGGTCGCGAGCGGCGCCTGCGAATTTGTAGAACTTCGCCGGGTCACCTGCCGCGAAAAACACCGCGTCTCCGGTCTTCAAAGCAAGTTGCTTCTGGACTGCTTCCGCGCGCTCAGCGCCGATGTTCTTGGCGATTGGCCCAGCGCCCGCAGCGCCTTCTTCCTCGCGCCAGAATATGTAGCCAAGGCCCGGCTGGCCTTCGCCTTGAGCCCACGAATTCATGCGGTCGCAGAATGCTCGGCTGCCGCCGCCGGGCGCGGGGATCGCCCACACGCGCACCTTTGGATCTTTCGCAATCATGTTGGCGAAGACCTTGAAGCCCGATCCAGCGAAGTGCTCGGTCACGTCGGACATCACGATGGGGTTGCGCAGATCGGGCTTGTCGGAACCGTACTTCGCGATGGCCTCATCATAGGGAATGCGGGGCCAGCCCATGGTTACGGTCTTGCCTTCGGCGAACTCCTCAAAGACGCCGGTCAATACCGGCTCCATGGCCTGGAAGATATCCTCCTGCTCAACGAAACTCATCTCGACGTCGAGCTGATAGAACTCGCCGGGCAGCCGGTCGGCGCGCGGGTCCTCGTCGCGGAAACAGGGCGCGATCTGGAAATAGCGGTCAAAGCCCGACACCATCAGAAGCTGCTTGTACTGCTGCGGCGCTTGGGGAAGCGCATAGAACTTGCCCGGGTGAATGCGCGAGGGCACCAGGAAGTCTCGCGCGCCTTCCGGCGACGACGCGGTGAGGATGGGGGTCGAGAACTCAAAGAAACCCGCCTCGTTCATGCGCCGGCGCATGGATGCGATGACAGCAAGCCGCTTCATGATGTTGGCGTGCAGCGTTTCGCGGCGCAGATCGAGGAAGCGATACTGCAGCCGCAGATCCTCCGGGTAATCAGGCTCACCGAACACGGGAACGGGCAGCTCTTTTGCCTGCGAGAGCACCTCGATCTCGGTCGCGTAGACTTCGATCTGGCCCGTAGGCAGATCCTCGTTGGTCGTGCCGTCCGGGCGGTCGCGAACGGTCCCGTCAACGCGGATCACCCACTCGGAGCGCACCAACTCGGCGGCCTTGAAGGCCTTGCTGTCGGGATCTGCCACCACCTGGGTGATCCCGTAGTGATCGCGCACGTCTATAAACAGCACACCGCCGTGATCGCGCACGCGATGAACCCAGCCGGAGAGGCGGGCAGTCTTGCCGTTGTCGGATTGCCTCAACGCGCCACAGGTGTGCGAGCGATATCGGTGCAGCTTGGCCTCGGCCATAGGGCCCTCGTGTCGTACCAAAGGTTTCGTGGGAATCGAGGCGGAAAAGCGCATGTAGCGCGCCGAAAGTCAAGGCGGGGCACCCATTCCCCCGACCCGCCAGGATAGCCTGTCAGATCAAAGGAATTCGGGCCACTCAGAGCCGCATGGACGCGTCTTATGACTTGCCGCGCCGATGTTCTTCCAACCTGGGCATGATTTCTACCAAGTTGCAGGGCCGATGCCTCAGATCGAGCTGGAAGACCAGGATGCCGTCCCAGGCATCCCGGCACGCCCCCGGAGACCCCGGCAGGCAAAAGATGTAGGTGCCATGCGCCACTCCAGCGCAGGCGCGCGACTGCATCGTGGATGTCGCAACCTTGGCATAGGACAGCATGTGAAAAAGGATCGCGAAGCCTTCGATGTCTTTCTCAAACAGCGGCTTTACAGCCTCCGGCGTAACGTCATGCCCGGTAAAGCCGGTTCCGCCCGTGGTGATGACACAATCGACACCCGGATCGGCAATCCAGCCTTCGACCTTGGCACGAATGGCGGCAACGTCATCCTTGATGAGGGCGCGGTCCGCAAGCACATGCCCTGCCCCTTGCAGACGCTCTACCAGGAGGTCGCCTGACTTGTCTTCTCCGAGGCTTCGGGTGTCGGACATCGTGAGCACAGCGATGCGGACTGGAACGAAGGGGCGAGTCTCGTCGATGCCTGCCATGGCGAACCTTTGGAGAGATGTGAAAATAAGAATGCGCCGGCATCTTTGAATGCCGGCGCACCTCATGTCCAGTCTTGCCCTTGCGCGGCGCCCTCAGGCAGCCTGCTGACCGGCCGCGTCAATGCGATGGGTGCGAACGTTGACGGGCACGCACACATCGGCCCGCACGTCGCCCTGGCCCATCTGACGGGGATCGTCGAGATAGATCGTGACCAGCGGACGGCGCTCATCCATGTTCAGGCCTGACGGCGCCTCGAAAGCGTCGTGGATGCCGTGGAGTGTCATATGTAGATCGTCATGGCTGCCGACGTTGCGACTGCGCAGATAGGATCCGCCGGGCAACGTCTGCACGCCGAGCTCACGCATCGCACGCTCTTCGAACAGCGGATCGAGATCGACGCACGCGTCGTAGCGGCACTTGTCGACCCCAACAACCTTTGCGCTATCGCGCAGGAGGCCGAAACCGCGAGAAATCGGCGTATGGAGGCCATTTTTTGCCAGCCATCCGAGCATCATGTCCCATGCAGCAGGAATGGTCTCTTCATAAGGACCAACCTGACGAACATAAGCAAGACGCCAAGGGCGCAAATATACGAGGCCACTTTTCATGGGTGCAATACCTTCTCGAACTCCAGCCGATCCGCTACCGGACCGTCCGCACTGTTGTTGAGTTGACGATAGCCGCCCCAAGCGTCCAGCCGCTTAAGTCAACGGTTAAAATCCAAAACACCGGCCGAGAAATTGAACGGGCGGCTGGCAAAAACCGCGCATGGTTGAGAAGGCGCTAAACATGATCCGTCAGTTTGGCCCTGAGCGCTAACAAATCTGACCATGCTAGCTGTTTCGCCGCTGGCGTGCGCAGCAGGTACGCGGGATGTAGCGTTGCGACAGCGGGCACGAAGCGCTCGCCTATCTTGATCTGCCGCCACTTGCCGCGAAGCCGCATGATGCCTTCAGCAACGGAGAAAACCTCTTTGGCCGCCGCCCCTCCGAGCACAACGATAAAATCGGGGGCAACTAGTTCCATCTGACGTTCGAGAAACGGCCGACACGCAATCGCCTCTTGGGGTGTCGGCGTGCGATTGCCGGGAGGACGCCAATAGACAATGTTGGTGATGTGAACCTGGCTCTCGTCGAGGCCAATGGCTGCCAGCATCTTGTCGAGCAGCTGGCCAGCGCGCCCGACGAAGGGCTTGCCAGCCAAGTCCTCGTCTCGGCCAGGCGCTTCGCCGATCAGCATCAGCCGTGCCTGTGGCGCACCCCGAAAGAAGCAGAGATTGGTCGCCGTGGCCTTGAGGCCGCAGCCGTCAAAGTCGCGCAGCGCCTTTTCGAGTTCATCCAGCGATGAAGCCTGCCGGGCGACTGTCCGCGCTTCGGTCTCAGCCGCGCTCGGCGCCAGCGGCGTTACAGGCCGAGTTTCGAACCGAGGGGGAGCCGCGGCGGGCCATGGCGGAGAAAGCACCGGAGATGGACCGGCTGCGCGAGCAGGCCCACCACTTGGTCCAGCGCCCGGCGCCCCCAAAGGAGTAGGCATCGAGCCCGTTGAAACGCCGTGCGGCGGCCAGCTTTGCCGATCAGCCGTGCTGTCAGCCTCACCATGTGCCGGACGATCTGGCCAATCGAACGCCGCGCTCGGCGCGGCCGGCCCGCGCGCCAACCAGTCTAGCGGCGTCTCACCCACCACGCTATCGGCACCCATCGACCGTTGCCAGTCGATCAGTCCGAGGATCTCCTCCATGGTCAGTTCACGCGTCATGCCCCGAACCGTAACGGAGCTGGCCCGCCTTTGCACGTCTTGCGTGGATCCATCCCCGTCTTGGCTCTATCGTCCATGCGGGGTTATGGCGGCTTGACGCATGGGGGTAGGGGACCTAATCGAAAAAGCCGAAAAAAGCGAAAGGGACAGATCGATAATGGCAACGACTGGCGCCGGCCTGCCGCCGCGGGAGGCAATGGAGTTCGACTGTGTGATCGTCGGCGCGGGCCCTTCCGGCCTTGCAGCTGCCATCCGGTTGAAACAGCTTGCCAACGCAGCGGGGAAGGAAATCTCCGTCGTCGTGCTCGAAAAGGGGTCAGAAGTCGGTGCCCACATTCTATCCGGCGCGGTCATCGATCCTGTCGGCCTCAATCTCCTCATTCCAGACTGGAAGGAGAAGGGCGCTCCCGTCGATACGCCGGTGACGGAGGACCGTTTCCTGGTGCTTGGTCCCGCAGGCGAGATGACTCTTCCGAACTGGCCGATGCCGCCCCTCATGAAGAACCACGGCAACTACATCGTCAGCCTTGGCGCACTGTGCAAATGGCTTGGCGAACAGGCCGCCGAACTTGGGGTAGAGGTTTATCCCGGCTTTGCTGCAGTCGAAGTCCTCTACGACGACAAGGGCGCGGTCGTGGGCGTCGCGACCGGCGACATGGGCGTCGGCCGGGACGGTGAGCCCAAAGACTCTTTCGTCCGCGGCATGGAGCTGCGTGGCAAGTACACACTGATCGGCGAAGGCACGCGCGGCTCTCTAACGAAACAATTGATCCGCAAATTCAAACTCGATGAAGGCCATCAGCCGCAAAAGTACGGCATCGGCATCAAAGAGCTTTGGCAGGTCGATCCGGAAATGCATCGGCCCGGCCTCGTCCAGCACTCGTTCGGCTGGCCTCTCGACTGGCGCACGGGCGGCGGTTCGTTCCTTTATCACTACGGCGACAATCTCGTTGCGGTGGGCTTTGTGGTGCATCTCAATTATCCAAACCCCTATCTGTCGCCCTATGAGGAGTTCCAACGCTTCAAGACCCATCCGTCCATCCGCCCGGTCTTCGAGGGCGGCAAGCGCATCGGGTATGGCGCCCGCGCGATTAGCGAAGGCGGTTGGCAATCGATGCCGGATCTGGTGTTCCCCGGCGGCGCCCTGATGGGCTGCGCAGCAGGCATGGTCAACGTGCCCCGCATCAAGGGCTCCCATAACGCGATCCTGTCAGGCATCGCCGCGGCGGAAGCAACGTTCGCTGCTATCGAGGAAGGCCGCGCGCACGACAAACTCGCCGCATATGAAACGGCCGTGCGAAGCGGTGAGATCGCCGCCGACCTGAAGCGCGTTCGCAATGTGAAGCCCTACTGGTCGAAGCTCGGGACGTGGCTCGGCATTGCCATCGGAGGCGCCGATATGTGGCTCAACACGCTGATCCCCGGCGGTTTGGGCTATACCCTGAAGCACGGCAAGACCGACGCGGCGGCAACCGGAAAGGCCAAGCGCTTCAAGCCCATCGCGTACCCCAAGCCCGACGGCAAGCTGACCTTCGACAGGCTGACGAACGTCTCGTTCTCAGCGACCAATCACGAAGAAGATCAGCCAGTTCATCTGAAGCTTGCCGATCCGACCATTCCGGTCATGGAAAATCTTCCAGACTACGCCGAGCCCGCGCAGCGCTATTGTCCGGCAGCAGTTTACGAAATCGTCGTCGATGACAAGGGAAGTCCGCGTTTTCAAATCAACGCGCAAAACTGCGTGCATTGCAAAACGTGTGACATCAAGGATCCCGCCCAAAACATCACTTGGACATGCCCGGAGGGCGGCGGCGGTCCCAATTATTCTGGAATGTAGAAAAAGCCGTTCTCACCTTGTGCCCTGCGCGCATTGAGCGCGCGGGGCGGTTCAATTCGCGCACTGCACAGGCCGTCGCATCTTGACGAAACTAACCAGGCATTCAGGCGCAGCTGCGAGCGCGACGAAACGCGCAAGGCCTGTGCGATTAAAGTGCCACAGCGCTGCCCCTAAAGCGCCCCAAATGAGGCGCAGCTGCGGGCCAAGCGAAATCATGCACAACTATTTCTGCCCGGCTTCGAATTTTGTTGCTGGTTTTTAATGCGAGGCGGGTCGCCAAACCTCCCGCGGTGTTGCTACACTTACTCTCCGTCGATCCAGGCCGTGCCCTGGAGCTATCAAGGAATTTACTCATGCGCCTGCGCCTCGGACGCGTTTTCGTGATCGGACTGGGCGTTTCTGCCCTTGCAGCAATGGTCACGCAGGCGCCAGCCCGCTCACCTCAAGAGGGCTTTGAAACTCACTCCCTCGTCGGCAGCTATTTGGCGGGACGCTTTGCCAAGGGGCAGCAAGAGATCGGCAACGCCGCCGATTTCTATTCGCGCGCGCTTGAGCAGGATCCCAAGAACGACGTGCTGCTTGAACAGGCCTTCCAGATGGAGGTCATGGCTGGAAATTGGGACGCAGCCCTCCCGCTCGCCGAGCAACTCGCTGCGACGCAACCGGCCCATCGGATGTCGCGCTTTCTGCTAGGCGTTCACGCCTTTAAGCAGGGTGACTATGCCA encodes:
- a CDS encoding electron transfer flavoprotein-ubiquinone oxidoreductase — encoded protein: MATTGAGLPPREAMEFDCVIVGAGPSGLAAAIRLKQLANAAGKEISVVVLEKGSEVGAHILSGAVIDPVGLNLLIPDWKEKGAPVDTPVTEDRFLVLGPAGEMTLPNWPMPPLMKNHGNYIVSLGALCKWLGEQAAELGVEVYPGFAAVEVLYDDKGAVVGVATGDMGVGRDGEPKDSFVRGMELRGKYTLIGEGTRGSLTKQLIRKFKLDEGHQPQKYGIGIKELWQVDPEMHRPGLVQHSFGWPLDWRTGGGSFLYHYGDNLVAVGFVVHLNYPNPYLSPYEEFQRFKTHPSIRPVFEGGKRIGYGARAISEGGWQSMPDLVFPGGALMGCAAGMVNVPRIKGSHNAILSGIAAAEATFAAIEEGRAHDKLAAYETAVRSGEIAADLKRVRNVKPYWSKLGTWLGIAIGGADMWLNTLIPGGLGYTLKHGKTDAAATGKAKRFKPIAYPKPDGKLTFDRLTNVSFSATNHEEDQPVHLKLADPTIPVMENLPDYAEPAQRYCPAAVYEIVVDDKGSPRFQINAQNCVHCKTCDIKDPAQNITWTCPEGGGGPNYSGM